In one window of Nocardiopsis aegyptia DNA:
- a CDS encoding AAA family ATPase, with product MRTFAELCPAPPAWDLDWARVREAFPWVRDLAGVEQDPVHHAEGDVETHTRMACEALAGLPAWRARPEAERVRLFAAVLLHDSAKPQCTRRGEDGRVTAHGHSRRGDLLARRLLWQAGAPVEWREHVAALVRHHQVPFWALERPDLRQIAFRVSLLARNDDLVLLATADILGRHCGDTAEVLENVALYEEYCAEQRCLEGPRDFPSDHARFQWFRSPDRDPDYAAYDDTRGTVTVMSGLPGAGKDTWIGRHREGTPVVGLDALRAELGVRPTADQRPVAAAAFARAREHLRAGRSFVWNATNVSRSLRSQCVDLAAAYRARVEIVALEAPPAMLRARLGRRERSVPAAVVERLVRRWECADPTEAHTLTRITTNGS from the coding sequence ATGCGGACGTTCGCTGAGCTGTGCCCGGCTCCGCCGGCCTGGGACCTGGACTGGGCACGGGTGCGGGAGGCGTTCCCCTGGGTGCGCGACCTGGCGGGGGTCGAGCAGGACCCCGTCCACCACGCCGAGGGCGACGTGGAGACGCACACCCGGATGGCGTGTGAGGCACTGGCCGGGCTGCCCGCGTGGCGGGCCCGGCCCGAGGCCGAGCGCGTGCGGCTGTTCGCGGCGGTGCTCCTGCACGACTCCGCCAAGCCCCAGTGCACCCGCCGCGGCGAGGACGGGCGGGTGACCGCGCACGGCCACTCCAGGCGGGGCGACCTGTTGGCCCGGCGGCTGCTGTGGCAGGCGGGCGCCCCCGTGGAGTGGCGCGAGCACGTGGCCGCCCTGGTCCGCCACCACCAGGTGCCGTTCTGGGCGCTGGAGCGCCCGGACCTGCGCCAGATCGCGTTCCGGGTGAGCCTGCTGGCCCGCAACGACGACCTGGTGCTGCTGGCCACCGCCGACATCCTGGGCCGCCACTGCGGGGACACCGCCGAGGTGCTGGAGAACGTCGCGCTCTACGAGGAGTACTGCGCCGAGCAGCGCTGCCTGGAGGGACCGCGCGACTTCCCCTCCGACCACGCCCGCTTCCAGTGGTTCCGCAGCCCCGACCGCGACCCGGACTACGCCGCCTACGACGACACCCGGGGGACGGTGACGGTCATGTCGGGGCTGCCGGGCGCGGGCAAGGACACCTGGATCGGCCGCCACCGCGAGGGGACGCCGGTGGTGGGCCTGGACGCGCTGCGCGCCGAGCTGGGCGTGCGGCCGACCGCCGACCAGCGCCCGGTCGCCGCGGCCGCGTTCGCGCGGGCCCGTGAGCACCTGCGGGCGGGGCGGTCCTTCGTGTGGAACGCCACGAACGTCTCGCGCTCGCTGCGCTCCCAGTGCGTGGACCTGGCCGCCGCCTACCGCGCCCGGGTGGAGATCGTCGCCCTGGAGGCTCCGCCCGCCATGCTGCGCGCACGGCTGGGCCGGCGCGAGCGCTCCGTCCCCGCGGCCGTGGTGGAGCGGCTGGTCCGTCGGTGGGAGTGCGCCGATCCGACCGAGGCCCACACCCTGACCCGTATCACGACGAACGGCTCATAG
- a CDS encoding FXSXX-COOH protein, which translates to MVGEGVGGSLLVDVAGLSLRELDELEASAMACTLREVLHPDNAEVEVMSAFDNKM; encoded by the coding sequence ATGGTCGGAGAGGGTGTCGGCGGCTCGCTGCTGGTGGACGTGGCGGGGCTGTCGCTGAGGGAGCTGGACGAACTCGAGGCGTCCGCCATGGCCTGCACACTGCGCGAGGTCCTCCACCCCGACAATGCCGAGGTGGAGGTCATGTCCGCCTTCGACAACAAGATGTGA
- a CDS encoding MFS transporter: protein MSTTDRGHARGWRLHFGLLWAGGALSSLGYIALGLAFPLLALHQTASPVVAGCIAATGMVPRTLLHIPIGLLVDRRDPRTVMIVSQAVRVVCVLGLVGPVLLLDAPVALLGAAAAVHGVCATCHSTAATTAVPYLIPREELTGAAAKNEARSHAAQLTGRPLGGGLYGLAHGLPAVCDAVVSAVSLILALRLPRIRPDRPAPGETHLLRDLVQGFTQLRRDRFLLLTAVAGTVTNALFQMIWLVILMLATQEGLSTLLLGVVLAASGAGGLLGSLIAPYTVSRRSPVTMVTLCLWGWAAVTLLLALTDHDNVARLLVVLPLTWSGVGFVGAHINVTVLTYHSKNVPTEVLGRVTSTLRFFTGAALPVGVVAGGFLLDALGVRGTTLAVTGVIAVLAVVFTAITPPLPSLLRRLARRPCPRARPAPGTASPRSGAAARPARAVPEPPPPRDLSPSGRE from the coding sequence GTGAGCACCACGGATCGGGGCCACGCGCGGGGTTGGCGGCTGCACTTCGGGCTGCTGTGGGCCGGCGGCGCCCTCTCCAGCCTCGGCTACATCGCGCTCGGCCTGGCCTTCCCCCTGCTGGCCCTGCACCAGACGGCGTCGCCCGTGGTCGCGGGGTGCATCGCCGCCACGGGCATGGTGCCGCGCACGCTGCTGCACATCCCGATCGGCCTGCTGGTCGACCGCCGCGACCCGCGCACCGTCATGATCGTCAGCCAGGCCGTGCGCGTCGTGTGCGTCCTGGGCCTGGTCGGCCCCGTCCTGCTGCTCGACGCGCCCGTGGCCCTGCTGGGCGCCGCCGCGGCGGTCCACGGCGTGTGCGCCACCTGCCACTCCACGGCCGCCACCACGGCCGTGCCCTACCTGATCCCGCGCGAGGAGCTGACCGGCGCCGCCGCCAAGAACGAGGCGCGCAGCCATGCCGCCCAGCTCACCGGGCGGCCCCTGGGCGGCGGCCTGTACGGCCTGGCCCACGGCCTGCCCGCCGTGTGCGACGCCGTGGTCTCGGCCGTGTCCCTGATCCTGGCGCTGCGGCTGCCCCGGATCCGCCCCGACCGGCCCGCGCCGGGCGAGACCCACCTGCTGCGCGACCTCGTCCAGGGCTTCACACAACTGCGCCGGGACCGGTTCCTGCTGCTGACCGCGGTGGCGGGCACGGTCACCAACGCGCTCTTCCAGATGATCTGGCTCGTCATCCTCATGCTCGCCACACAGGAGGGGCTGTCGACCCTGCTGCTGGGGGTCGTACTCGCGGCCAGCGGGGCGGGCGGCCTGCTCGGTTCCCTGATCGCCCCGTACACGGTCAGTCGGCGCAGCCCCGTCACCATGGTCACGCTGTGCCTGTGGGGCTGGGCGGCCGTCACCCTCCTGCTGGCCCTGACCGACCACGACAACGTGGCGCGGCTGCTGGTGGTCCTGCCGCTGACCTGGTCGGGGGTGGGATTCGTGGGGGCGCACATCAACGTCACCGTGCTCACCTACCACAGCAAGAACGTGCCCACCGAGGTCCTGGGCCGGGTGACCAGCACGCTGCGGTTCTTCACCGGGGCCGCGCTGCCCGTGGGGGTGGTGGCGGGCGGCTTCCTGCTGGACGCGCTCGGTGTGCGCGGCACGACCCTGGCAGTCACCGGCGTGATCGCCGTCCTGGCGGTGGTGTTCACCGCGATCACGCCGCCGCTGCCGTCCCTGCTCCGGCGTCTGGCCCGCCGCCCCTGTCCCAGGGCACGGCCAGCGCCGGGAACAGCGTCTCCTCGATCCGGCGCAGCCGCGCGTCCAGCTCGCGCTGTACCCGAGCCGCCTCCGCCACGGGACCTGTCGCCGTCTGGCCGTGAATGA
- a CDS encoding RNA ligase family protein has product MLRKYPRTRHIRGSRLQPGDGDLSAEPFDALAGRHLVVEEKLDGANTGISFGPGGELRLQSRGHYLTGGPRERQFAPLKAWAAAVAPRLWPRLGERYVLYGEWLYAKHTVFYDALPHYFCEFDVLDTREDVFLSTPRRRELLEGTPVVSVPVLHSGPLASLADLTALVGPSTARTSGWREALAAAARAAGTDPGRSLAESDGSDLMEGLYLKVEDGDHTVDRYKWVRREFTTAVLDSGTHWLDRPVIANALADPEVLYADVR; this is encoded by the coding sequence ATGCTCCGCAAGTATCCGCGCACCCGCCACATCCGGGGCTCGCGCCTCCAACCGGGTGACGGCGACCTGTCCGCCGAGCCCTTCGACGCGCTGGCCGGACGCCACCTGGTGGTGGAGGAGAAGCTCGACGGCGCCAACACCGGGATCAGCTTCGGGCCCGGTGGGGAGCTGCGGCTGCAGAGCCGGGGGCACTACCTGACCGGCGGTCCGCGCGAGCGGCAGTTCGCGCCGCTCAAGGCGTGGGCGGCCGCCGTCGCGCCGCGGTTGTGGCCGCGCCTGGGCGAGCGCTACGTCCTGTACGGGGAGTGGCTCTACGCCAAGCACACCGTCTTCTACGACGCGCTGCCGCACTACTTCTGCGAGTTCGACGTGCTGGACACCCGGGAGGACGTGTTCCTGTCCACGCCCCGGCGGCGGGAGCTGCTGGAGGGCACCCCGGTGGTGTCGGTCCCGGTCCTGCACTCGGGCCCGCTGGCCTCGCTGGCCGACCTCACCGCCCTGGTGGGGCCCTCCACGGCGCGCACGTCCGGCTGGCGCGAGGCCCTGGCCGCCGCGGCGCGCGCCGCCGGGACCGATCCGGGCCGCTCCCTGGCCGAGAGCGACGGCTCCGACCTCATGGAGGGCCTCTACCTCAAGGTGGAGGACGGCGACCACACCGTGGACCGCTACAAGTGGGTGCGCCGGGAGTTCACCACGGCCGTCCTGGACTCGGGCACGCACTGGCTCGACCGGCCGGTGATCGCCAACGCGCTGGCCGACCCGGAGGTGCTCTATGCGGACGTTCGCTGA
- a CDS encoding aKG-HExxH-type peptide beta-hydroxylase, producing MTAAVVPIRRPVPGPVFDALARGGGGARAARYLREAEYGKHLLLVRQVVDAAIAREHPLAERARAAYDLLMRAEEAAPAAVARVLSHPTVGAWARRTALSLEGHRTDPPRVAAMSALAAATAVRSGTEARVSVPLYGPTAPLPGLGRALLRPGGAEEEAVLEADAHTAELSLGRVRVRIPDDPHEDTGDWHALRRLSAEHRGRRLDLLLDDQDADRLSGGAVRESRLAADQVTRLRDLLRQAWAILVEHHWTIAGEVGETVRTLTPMRADPGARVSATARHCFGNLGLSEPSDPLWLALTFAHEVQHTKMVALADLVPLTVPDDGRLFYAPWRPDARPMSGLIQGVYAHLGVAGFWRRRRLLAAGREQDRAQTEFAYWRRAAAGGGREVLASGALTPAGERFMAATLATLRSWQTDPVPAPVTEATEAAARAHLARWREDNPGV from the coding sequence GTGACGGCGGCGGTCGTGCCGATCCGCCGACCGGTGCCCGGGCCGGTGTTCGACGCCCTGGCCAGGGGTGGCGGGGGCGCCCGGGCCGCCCGCTACCTGCGCGAGGCGGAGTACGGCAAGCACCTGCTCCTCGTCCGCCAGGTCGTGGACGCCGCGATCGCACGGGAGCACCCTCTGGCGGAGCGGGCCCGAGCGGCCTACGACCTGCTCATGCGCGCAGAGGAGGCCGCCCCCGCCGCCGTCGCCCGCGTCCTGAGCCACCCGACCGTGGGGGCCTGGGCCCGGCGCACCGCCCTGTCCCTGGAAGGACACCGGACCGACCCGCCCCGCGTGGCGGCGATGTCGGCCCTGGCGGCGGCCACGGCCGTGCGTTCCGGTACGGAGGCACGCGTGTCCGTGCCCCTGTACGGGCCGACCGCGCCCCTGCCCGGCCTCGGGCGCGCCCTGCTCCGGCCCGGCGGGGCGGAGGAGGAGGCGGTCCTCGAGGCGGACGCCCACACGGCCGAACTGTCCCTCGGTCGGGTCCGCGTCCGGATACCGGACGACCCGCACGAGGACACCGGCGACTGGCACGCCCTGCGCCGGCTGTCCGCCGAACACCGCGGGAGGCGACTGGACCTGCTCCTGGACGACCAGGACGCGGACCGGCTCTCGGGCGGGGCCGTACGCGAGTCACGGCTGGCCGCCGACCAGGTCACGCGGCTGCGCGACCTGCTGCGGCAGGCCTGGGCGATCCTGGTCGAGCACCACTGGACCATCGCCGGGGAAGTGGGGGAGACCGTCCGCACGCTGACGCCCATGCGGGCCGACCCGGGGGCGCGGGTCAGCGCCACCGCCCGGCACTGCTTCGGCAACCTGGGGCTGTCCGAGCCCTCCGACCCCCTCTGGCTCGCCCTGACCTTCGCCCACGAGGTGCAGCACACCAAGATGGTCGCGCTCGCCGACCTCGTGCCGCTGACCGTGCCCGACGACGGCCGGCTCTTCTACGCGCCCTGGCGGCCGGACGCCAGACCGATGAGCGGCCTGATCCAGGGGGTGTACGCCCACCTGGGCGTGGCGGGCTTCTGGCGCCGCCGGCGGCTGCTCGCCGCGGGGCGGGAACAGGACCGGGCCCAGACGGAGTTCGCCTACTGGCGGCGGGCCGCTGCGGGCGGCGGGCGCGAGGTCCTCGCCTCCGGGGCACTGACCCCGGCGGGGGAGCGGTTCATGGCCGCCACCCTGGCGACCCTGCGGTCCTGGCAGACCGACCCGGTCCCGGCCCCGGTCACCGAGGCCACCGAAGCCGCCGCCCGCGCCCACCTGGCCCGCTGGCGCGAGGACAACCCCGGCGTGTGA
- a CDS encoding nSTAND1 domain-containing NTPase, whose translation MGDRPLGERDRHLFFGRAEETAALLDAWRGHRLTVLHGQCGVGKTSLLGAALVPALSDLGADVLPVATLSFDPAFPAAVLPEQNPYTRALVAAWDPVAFPSHSPGTSVADFLRSRTATDRHGAPRPLFAALDQTEVLLRADRPGRRRFMEELLAAAESAPGLRLLVTTRTDHLDGLRRFIDKHEIDHAEFSLEALAPEAAAEAARRTLAGAGTRYGSEAVERLVAEARTPAEGADGAGRGRAGTVDPVLLQVVGRILCEHGPGEGLDTDAHLSAHLARLVREVAAEHLVPPDVPHAWLRRVVAAGGEGVAVPENGVPGEALTRGLVHSLQDRHLVVAGGDGYVLRHPRLARPLMRLFAHAGPEMEPWTPEELLRLARRSHTRGEDDLAREHAHRALRPASRESPRIRALLTSLQGDLAFARGDHPAAAGHYAGAADLFEAQGDSAAVARALVAQARSHLELGHRATALGGLTSAANRVHADPSLSTGIGQALWRAGQEALAREVLDGVFVGAGATSEARRTRAEVIAARGRSGSR comes from the coding sequence GTGGGCGACCGGCCCCTCGGTGAACGTGACCGCCACCTCTTCTTCGGCCGCGCCGAGGAGACCGCCGCGCTCCTGGACGCCTGGCGGGGCCACCGGCTGACGGTCCTGCACGGCCAGTGCGGTGTGGGCAAGACGTCGTTGCTCGGAGCCGCCCTGGTCCCCGCGCTCAGCGACCTCGGCGCCGACGTCCTGCCCGTGGCCACGCTCAGCTTCGACCCGGCCTTTCCGGCCGCGGTCCTGCCCGAGCAGAACCCCTACACCCGTGCCCTGGTCGCCGCCTGGGACCCGGTCGCCTTCCCCAGCCACAGTCCGGGCACCTCGGTCGCCGACTTCCTGCGCTCGCGGACCGCCACCGACCGCCACGGCGCCCCCCGGCCCCTCTTCGCTGCGCTGGACCAGACCGAGGTCCTGTTGCGCGCGGACCGCCCCGGCCGCCGCCGGTTCATGGAGGAACTCCTCGCCGCCGCCGAGAGCGCCCCGGGGCTGCGGCTGCTCGTCACCACCCGCACCGACCACCTCGACGGACTGCGGCGCTTCATCGACAAGCACGAGATCGACCACGCGGAGTTCTCCCTGGAGGCCCTGGCGCCGGAGGCCGCGGCCGAGGCCGCCCGGCGCACCCTGGCGGGGGCCGGCACGCGGTACGGCTCAGAGGCGGTCGAGCGGCTGGTCGCGGAGGCCCGGACCCCGGCCGAGGGGGCCGACGGTGCCGGACGGGGACGCGCCGGAACCGTCGACCCCGTCCTGCTCCAGGTCGTCGGCCGGATCCTGTGCGAGCACGGCCCCGGAGAAGGGCTCGACACCGACGCGCACCTGTCCGCCCACCTCGCGCGGCTGGTGCGGGAGGTGGCGGCCGAGCACCTGGTGCCACCGGACGTCCCCCATGCCTGGCTCAGGCGCGTGGTGGCCGCGGGCGGCGAGGGTGTGGCCGTGCCCGAGAACGGTGTCCCGGGCGAGGCGCTCACCCGCGGACTCGTCCACTCACTGCAGGACCGCCACCTGGTGGTGGCCGGCGGCGACGGCTACGTGCTGCGCCATCCCCGCCTCGCCCGCCCCCTGATGCGGCTGTTCGCCCACGCCGGGCCGGAGATGGAGCCGTGGACCCCGGAGGAGCTGCTCCGGCTCGCGCGCCGGTCGCACACCCGCGGCGAGGACGACCTGGCCCGCGAGCACGCCCACCGCGCCCTGCGCCCCGCCTCGCGCGAGTCCCCCCGGATCCGCGCCCTGCTGACCTCGCTCCAGGGCGATCTGGCCTTCGCCCGTGGTGACCACCCGGCCGCCGCCGGCCACTACGCCGGGGCCGCCGACCTCTTCGAGGCCCAGGGGGACAGCGCGGCGGTCGCCCGGGCCCTGGTCGCGCAGGCGCGCAGCCATCTGGAACTCGGCCACCGGGCCACGGCCCTGGGCGGCCTCACCTCCGCCGCCAACCGGGTCCACGCCGACCCGAGCCTCAGCACCGGCATCGGCCAGGCGCTGTGGCGTGCCGGGCAGGAGGCCCTGGCCCGGGAGGTCCTGGACGGTGTGTTCGTCGGGGCGGGGGCCACCAGTGAGGCCCGGCGCACCCGCGCCGAGGTGATCGCCGCGCGCGGAAGGAGTGGGAGTCGCTGA
- a CDS encoding DUF2786 domain-containing protein, which translates to MVSGAVDALVLGRGGDGLDLAAARLADAESAAWEASCSRALVDALLRAVAVAWSRGWQPAEAVRQVRRVRGQVAASMCADAVTADLARYAPATVDPRWSEQVHGLAARGPVRAPEEYLAWAGSEYGLLRFEVVEAALRLLADLRVLPPLRHLGPVPGAYRPGRAAAAHRAAGIDQGKLARVRALLAKAESTEFPSEAEALSARAQELMARHSIDRALLDAEPGSSPAGAARRLPVEAPYDEYKAVLLHEVAEANHCRAVWDEALGLCTVMGFEGDLAAVEVMFTSLLVQLESAMRAQGSVRDRSGRAAGRSYRESFVSAFAARVGERLVSSARAAEASAAAETGTDLVPVLAERERRVEEAVAEAFGELTYARVRGPSDADGWDEGRAAADAASLDTRRPVRDR; encoded by the coding sequence ATGGTCTCCGGCGCGGTCGACGCCCTGGTCCTGGGCCGCGGGGGCGACGGCCTCGACCTGGCCGCGGCGCGGCTGGCCGACGCCGAGTCCGCCGCGTGGGAGGCGTCCTGTTCCCGCGCACTCGTGGACGCCCTGCTCCGGGCGGTGGCGGTCGCCTGGTCGCGGGGCTGGCAGCCCGCCGAGGCGGTACGCCAGGTCCGCCGGGTCCGGGGACAGGTGGCGGCGTCGATGTGCGCCGACGCGGTCACCGCCGACCTGGCCCGGTACGCGCCCGCCACCGTCGACCCGCGCTGGAGCGAGCAGGTCCACGGGTTGGCGGCGCGCGGTCCGGTCCGCGCGCCCGAGGAGTACCTCGCGTGGGCGGGCTCGGAGTACGGGCTGCTGCGCTTCGAGGTGGTGGAGGCCGCGCTGCGGCTGCTCGCCGACCTGCGCGTGCTGCCGCCGCTGCGCCACCTGGGCCCTGTGCCGGGCGCCTACCGGCCGGGGCGCGCGGCGGCCGCGCACCGGGCGGCCGGGATCGACCAGGGCAAGCTGGCGCGGGTGCGGGCCCTGCTGGCCAAGGCCGAGTCGACGGAGTTCCCCAGTGAGGCCGAGGCGCTGAGCGCGCGGGCCCAGGAGCTGATGGCGCGGCACAGCATCGACCGCGCGCTGCTGGACGCCGAGCCCGGTTCCTCGCCCGCCGGGGCGGCCCGGCGTCTGCCGGTGGAGGCCCCCTACGACGAGTACAAGGCGGTCCTGCTGCACGAGGTCGCCGAGGCCAACCACTGCCGCGCGGTCTGGGACGAGGCGCTCGGACTGTGCACGGTCATGGGATTCGAGGGCGACCTCGCGGCGGTCGAGGTGATGTTCACGTCGCTGCTGGTGCAGCTGGAGTCCGCGATGCGCGCCCAGGGGTCGGTTCGCGACCGGTCCGGCCGGGCGGCGGGGCGCTCCTACCGCGAGTCGTTCGTGTCGGCCTTCGCCGCCCGGGTGGGCGAGCGCCTGGTGTCCTCGGCGCGGGCGGCCGAGGCGTCGGCCGCCGCCGAGACGGGCACCGACCTGGTACCGGTCCTCGCCGAGCGTGAGCGCAGGGTGGAGGAGGCCGTTGCCGAGGCGTTCGGGGAGCTGACCTACGCACGGGTGCGGGGCCCCTCCGACGCCGACGGCTGGGACGAGGGGCGCGCCGCGGCCGACGCCGCGTCCCTGGACACCCGGCGCCCCGTGCGCGACCGCTGA
- the fxsT gene encoding FxSxx-COOH system tetratricopeptide repeat protein: MAITKSSFPGPALGPLPPVWGRVPSRNKNFTGRAAHLEQLNAALNNTVTAVLPHALHGYGGVGKTLIAVEYAHQFRGDYDVVWWIMADQPGLVRSSLAHLAPHLNLPGPNEVGIDEAAANVLDSLRRGEPYDRWLLVFDNADEPEDLKDIIPQGPGHVLITSRNHRWQGVAEAVSLEEFSARESEEFLRKRIGRPIAAEEANELAEALGHLPLALEQAGALQAETGMSVQEYLRLLKEQPTSLMGEGKPPEYPASMAAAWRLSVAKLQENLPEAMDLLRSCAFFSPEPIPRDIFFPVDDGRVRPEMTELMADPIRLGRAIAQLGRYALIRLDANRTIQVHRLIQALVRDDIPRQEHEAIRSEVWSLMSAAEDEERYVELLPHLRSTRIAESTEPECRRFVVDVLRYLHGAGDLDSANALAEEFLREWTSVSGADDPFVLRLERTYAGILRDLGQYDKVHEIDRGLLPRMREVLGPTDRETLALLNGLGHDLRVRGDFRRALENDNEALRLYDEAMGPQSPLTMRATHNLAINYMLNSDFGGARSLHERAYMMARRLRGATPADTLLAYQNGIAQAVRLAGDYTEACDLGEDCLAFGQDKLQRDHPVTLRVQLTLAISRRMAGETDEAFELVQDVHSRYLNRYSLNHPETIAAAMCLANVLRMRGDLVEAMALAEDTYTRYERVYGAQHPYNFGCSTNVALLHRLLGDPSRARSINESALTALDEGLGRDHHITLGVAVNLAGDLATLGETKNAIRLDRGTLRRTRALLNEDHPLALTCAANLALDLRAEGDPGEVAEAEALHAEILPMFSRVLGREHPFTQAVLEGRRLSYDFDPPLL, translated from the coding sequence GTGGCCATCACCAAGTCGTCCTTTCCCGGCCCCGCGCTGGGGCCGCTCCCCCCGGTGTGGGGCAGGGTGCCGTCACGCAACAAGAACTTCACCGGCCGCGCGGCGCACCTGGAACAGCTCAACGCCGCGCTCAACAACACGGTGACCGCCGTCCTGCCGCACGCCCTGCACGGGTACGGCGGGGTCGGCAAGACGCTCATCGCCGTGGAGTACGCGCACCAGTTCCGCGGCGACTACGACGTGGTCTGGTGGATCATGGCCGACCAGCCCGGGCTGGTGCGCTCGTCGCTGGCCCACCTGGCACCGCACCTGAACCTGCCCGGGCCCAACGAGGTGGGGATCGACGAGGCAGCCGCCAACGTGCTGGACTCGCTGCGCCGGGGCGAGCCCTACGACCGGTGGCTCCTGGTCTTCGACAACGCGGACGAGCCGGAGGACCTCAAGGACATCATCCCGCAGGGGCCGGGCCACGTGCTGATCACCTCGCGCAACCACCGGTGGCAGGGGGTGGCCGAGGCGGTGTCGCTGGAGGAGTTCTCCGCGCGCGAGAGCGAGGAGTTCCTGCGCAAGCGCATCGGCCGGCCGATCGCGGCGGAGGAGGCCAACGAGCTGGCGGAGGCCCTCGGCCACCTGCCCCTGGCCCTGGAGCAGGCGGGCGCGCTCCAGGCCGAGACGGGCATGTCCGTGCAGGAGTACCTGCGGCTGCTCAAGGAGCAGCCGACCTCGCTCATGGGCGAGGGGAAGCCGCCGGAGTACCCGGCCTCCATGGCCGCCGCCTGGCGCCTGTCGGTGGCCAAGCTCCAGGAGAACCTGCCCGAGGCGATGGACCTGCTGCGCAGTTGCGCGTTCTTCAGCCCCGAGCCCATCCCCCGGGACATCTTCTTCCCCGTGGACGACGGCCGCGTGCGCCCGGAGATGACCGAGTTGATGGCCGACCCCATCCGGCTCGGCCGCGCCATCGCCCAGCTCGGCCGCTACGCCCTGATCCGGCTGGACGCCAACCGCACCATCCAGGTCCACCGGCTCATCCAGGCCCTCGTGCGCGACGACATCCCCCGGCAGGAGCACGAGGCGATCCGCTCCGAGGTGTGGTCGCTGATGAGCGCGGCGGAGGACGAGGAGCGCTACGTCGAACTCCTCCCCCACCTGCGCAGCACACGCATCGCCGAGAGCACCGAGCCCGAGTGCCGCCGGTTCGTGGTGGACGTCCTGCGCTACCTGCACGGCGCCGGCGACCTCGACAGCGCCAACGCCCTCGCCGAGGAGTTCCTGCGCGAGTGGACCTCGGTGTCCGGCGCCGACGATCCCTTCGTCCTGCGCCTGGAGCGCACCTACGCGGGGATCCTGCGCGACCTGGGACAGTACGACAAGGTCCACGAGATCGACCGGGGGCTGCTGCCGAGGATGCGCGAGGTGCTCGGTCCCACCGACAGGGAGACCCTGGCGCTGCTCAACGGCCTCGGCCACGACCTGCGGGTGCGCGGCGACTTCCGCCGGGCGCTGGAGAACGACAACGAGGCGCTGCGCCTGTACGACGAGGCCATGGGCCCGCAGTCGCCGCTCACGATGCGCGCCACCCACAACCTCGCCATCAACTACATGCTCAACAGCGACTTCGGCGGGGCGCGGAGCCTGCACGAACGCGCCTACATGATGGCCAGGCGCCTGCGCGGGGCCACGCCCGCGGACACGCTGCTGGCCTACCAGAACGGCATCGCGCAGGCGGTGCGGCTGGCGGGCGACTACACCGAGGCCTGCGACCTGGGCGAGGACTGCCTGGCCTTCGGCCAGGACAAACTGCAGAGGGACCACCCCGTGACCCTGCGGGTGCAGCTCACCCTGGCGATCTCCCGCCGGATGGCGGGCGAGACCGACGAGGCGTTCGAGCTGGTCCAGGACGTCCACTCGCGGTACCTCAACCGGTACTCGCTCAACCACCCGGAGACGATCGCCGCGGCCATGTGCCTGGCCAACGTCCTGCGCATGCGCGGCGACCTGGTCGAGGCCATGGCCCTGGCCGAGGACACCTACACCCGCTACGAGCGGGTGTACGGCGCCCAGCACCCCTACAACTTCGGCTGCAGCACCAACGTCGCGCTCCTGCACCGGCTGCTCGGGGACCCGAGCCGCGCCAGGTCCATCAACGAGTCGGCGCTGACCGCCCTGGACGAGGGGCTGGGCCGGGACCACCACATCACCCTGGGGGTGGCCGTCAACCTGGCGGGCGACCTCGCGACGCTCGGCGAGACCAAGAACGCGATCCGGCTCGACCGGGGCACCCTGCGCCGCACGCGGGCCCTGCTGAACGAGGACCATCCGCTGGCCCTGACGTGCGCGGCCAACCTCGCCCTGGACCTGAGGGCGGAGGGCGACCCGGGGGAGGTCGCCGAGGCGGAGGCGCTGCACGCGGAGATCCTGCCGATGTTCTCCCGGGTCCTGGGGCGCGAGCACCCGTTCACCCAGGCCGTGTTGGAGGGGCGCCGACTGTCCTACGACTTCGACCCGCCCCTCCTCTGA